A stretch of Cicer arietinum cultivar CDC Frontier isolate Library 1 chromosome 5, Cicar.CDCFrontier_v2.0, whole genome shotgun sequence DNA encodes these proteins:
- the LOC101505551 gene encoding protein RETICULATA-RELATED 4, chloroplastic-like: MAMASFSNISSTHLFSHHHQTQTNFYTHSSLQTFTITTHHGIFTFFSSKLNHYSPPTHLLRSPVSATFSSGNSGGFSGNGGGGGGEGGGGEEEERDRNWEEAMVAMAEARRSLESFPADLAVAVKAGRVPGSIVRRFFELEESVVFRWLLKFGGFKERLLADDLFLSKLVMECVVVIFTKAAAEFKRRKENFTKEMDFVVANVVTGIVTGFVLVWVPAPTVSLKPPLAVSAGLIAKFFYGCPENAFQVALAGTSYTLLQRIGAIVRNGAKLFVVGTGASLVGISITNALINAQKAINKALSVENLPVISTSVAYGIYMVVVSNLRYQVLAGIIEQRILEPLLRRNKLILTAAYFTVRTANTYWGSLLWVDFARWVGVQKIKS; the protein is encoded by the exons ATGGCTATGGCTTCCTTCTCCAACATTTCTTCAACACACTTATTCTCACACCACCATCAAACTCAAACCAACTTCTACACTCATTCCTCTTTACAAACTTTCACCATCACAACCCACCATGGAATTTTCACATTCTTCTCTTCCAAGCTTAATCATTACTCTCCCCCCACTCATTTGCTCCGTTCTCCGGTTTCCGCCACTTTCTCATCCGGAAATAGCGGTGGGTTTTCGGGGAACGGAGGTGGCGGCGGCGGCGAGGGTGGGGGCGGTGAAGAGGAAGAAAGGGACAGAAATTGGGAAGAGGCAATGGTGGCTATGGCGGAGGCCAGAAGGTCGCTGGAGAGTTTTCCGGCGGATTTGGCGGTTGCTGTTAAGGCGGGACGGGTGCCGGGTTCGATAGTGCGGAGGTTTTTTGAGTTGGAGGAATCAGTTGTGTTTAGGTGGTTGTTAAAATTTGGAGGGTTTAAGGAAAGATTGTTGGCTGATGATTTGTTTTTGTCCAAGCTTGTTATGGAATGTGTTGTTGTCATCTTCACCAAG GCTGCTGCCGAATTCAAGCGGCGTAAAGAAAATTTCACAAAGGAGATGGATTTTGTTGTTGCTAATGTG GTAACAGGCATTGTGACAGGTTTTGTACTTGTGTGGGTTCCTGCTCCCACTGTTTCTCTTAAACCTCCTCTTGCAGTTAGTGCTGGACTGATTGCCAAATTCTTCTATGGCTGTCCTGAAAATGCTTTTCAG GTGGCTTTGGCAGGAACATCATACACACTTCTACAAAGAATAGGAGCTATAGTG CGTAATGGAGCAAAGCTATTCGTAGTTGGAACCGGTGCTTCACTG GTTGGTATAAGTATAACAAATGCATTGATAAATGCACAGAAGGCTATAAACAAAGCATTATCTGTTGAGAATTTACCTGTTATATCAACAAGTGTAGCATATGGTATTTACATGGTAGTAGTTAGCAACCTCAG GTACCAAGTACTTGCAGGAATTATTGAGCAACGGATTCTTGAACCGTTGCTACGTCGAAACAAGCTTATACTAACTGCAGCATATTTCACTGTTAGAACTGCCAATACTTATTGGGGATCACTATT GTGGGTGGATTTTGCTAGATGGGTTGGAGTCCAGAAGATAAAGAGTTAA